From Solanum lycopersicum chromosome 8, SLM_r2.1, the proteins below share one genomic window:
- the LOC101245480 gene encoding ATP-dependent 6-phosphofructokinase 6 encodes MGTESKYQMKVVNGDFGYVLEDVPHLTDYIPNIPIFDNPLRSNPAYSVVKQYFVDMDDTVPQKIVVHKDSQRGVHFRRAGPRQKVYFNSDDVRACIVTCGGLCPGLNTVIREIVHSLDYMYGVDKVLGIEGGYRGFYAKNTINLTPKLVNDIHKRGGTILGTSRGGHDTKKIVDSIQDHGINQVYIIGGDGTLKGAAIIYEEIRRRGLKVAVAGIPKTIDNDIPIIDKSFGFDTAVEEAQRAINAAHVEAQSAENGIGVVKLMGRYSGFIAMYATLASRDVDCCLIPESPFFLDGSGGLFEFVKKRLREEGHMVIVIAEGAGQELLAAENSNAGSQQDASGNKLLQDVGLWVSHKIRDHFGKKLKMPITLKYIDPTYMIRAVPSNASDNVYCTILAQSCVHGAMAGYTGFTSGIVNGRQTYLPFNRITEKQNNVVITDRMWARLLASTNQPSFLSTNDIVQVHKRQHSQSQLLNGDENESEITGTYLKVLDLLPCLSCGQ; translated from the exons ATGGGTACAGAGAGTAAATATCAAATGAAGGTGGTGAATGGAGATTTTGGCTACGTACTTGAAGATGTGCCTCACTTGACTGATTACATCCCTAATATTCCT ATTTTTGATAATCCCTTGCGGTCTAATCCAGCATACTCAGTGGTGAA GCAGTACTTTGTCGACATGGATGATACAGTTCCTCAGAAG ATAGTTGTTCATAAGGACAGTCAGCGAGGAGTACATTTTCGGCGTGCTGGTCCCCGTCAGAAG GTTTATTTCAATTCAGATGATGTCCGTGCTTGTATTGTAACATGTGGTGGTTTGTGCCCTGGGCTAAACACAGTAATCAGAGAAATTGTACATAGCCTTGATTATATGTACGGTGTAGATAAAGTCCTCGGAATAGAA GGAGGCTACAGAGGTTTCTATGCAAAAAACACTATCAATTTGACTCCAAAGCTTGTAAATGATATTCATAAACGTGGTGGTACAATCCTTGGAACGTCACGAGGGGGCCACGATACCAAAAAGATAGTTGACAGCATACAGGACCATGGAATAAACCAG GTCTATATAATTGGTGGTGATGGGACTCTAAAAGGAGCAGCTATCATTTATGAG GAAATTAGGCGGCGTGGTCTCAAAGTAGCTGTTGCTGGGATACCCAAGACAATTGACAATGATATTCCA ATCATCGACAAGTCATTTGGCTTTGATACTGCTGTAGAGGAGGCTCAACGTGCCATCAATGCAGCACATGTTGAAGCTCAAAGTGCTGAGAACGGTATTGGTGTGGTGAAGCTAATGGGTCGCTATAGTG GATTCATTGCAATGTATGCCACTTTAGCAAGCAGAGATGTTGACTGCTGTTTGATTCCAGAGTCACCCTTCTTTCTTGATGGAAGTGGTGGTCTATTCGAATTTGTTAAGAAAAGGCTTAGAGAGGAAGGACACATGGTTATTGTGATAGCCGAAGGGGCTGGGCAGGAACTTCTTGCAGCAGAGAATTCCAATGCTGGAAGTCAACAAGATGCTTCAGGAAACAAGCTTCTCCAAGATGTTGGTTTGTGGGTATCCCATAAAATCAGG GATCATTTTGGAAAAAAGCTTAAGATGCCCATTACTCTTAAATATATAG ACCCAACTTACATGATTCGTGCGGTTCCAAGTAATGCATCCGACAATGTATATTGCACGATTCTTGCTCAAAGTTGTGTTCATGGAGCTATGGCAGGGTACACAGGCTTCACCTCGGGGATTGTCAATGGTCGCCAAACATATCTTCCCTTTAAT CGCATTACTGAGAAGCAAAATAATGTGGTCATAACAGACAGGATGTGGGCACGGCTTCTTGCTTCAACCAATCAGCCTAGTTTCTTGAGCACAAATGACATTGTTCAAGTGCATAAGCGACAGCACTCACAAAGTCAGTTGTTAAACGGAGACGAAAATGAAAGTGAGATTACAG GAACTTATTTGAAGGTGTTGGATCTGTTACCATGCCTCAGCTGTGGGCAGTAA
- the profilin gene encoding profilin-2 (The RefSeq protein has 1 substitution compared to this genomic sequence): MSWQTYVDEHLLCENEGNHLTSAAIIGQDGTVWAQSANFPQFKPEEITGIMNDFAVPGTLAPTGLYLGGTKYMVIQGEPEAVIRGKKGPGGITIKKTNQALIIGIYDEPMTPGQCNMIVERLGDYLIEQSL, from the exons ATGTCTTGGCAAACATATGTTGATGAACACTTGCTTTGTGAGATTGAAGGTAATCATCTCACTTCTGCGGCTATTATTGGCCAAGATGGAACTGTTTGGGCTCAATCTGCCAATTTTCCTCAG TTCAAGCCCGAAGAAATAACAGGCATCATGAATGACTTCGCGGTACCTGGAACACTTGCTCCAACTGGTTTGTATCTTGGGGGAACAAAATACATGGTGATTCAAGGAGAGCCAGAAGCTGTGATCCGAGGGAAGAAG GGTCCAGGTGGTATCACCATTAAGAAGACCAACCAGGCTTTGATCATTGGAATATATGATGAGCCGATGACTCCTGGACAGTGCAATATGATTGTTGAAAGGTTGGGTGACTATCTTATAGAACAGAGTCTCTAG
- the LOC544143 gene encoding exocyst subunit exo70 family protein (The RefSeq protein has 1 non-frameshifting indel compared to this genomic sequence) — MAENGEEKLIAVARHIAKTLGHTDTMTDDILQIFSSFDNRFREKLTDDQPLERSLKSLHRQISRHLSAQHPIWSDSADSAAFLDSVDQLLAIIHEWNPMANDKSVSASLDKAEDLLQQAMFRLQDEFTTLMQRASESVDLTRHQNGGDNLGGYYESEEEEEEVDDDDDDDSGEIPIAHPVTDYGILIEALPAGIISDLHEIAKRMVAAGYDKECSHAYSVSRREFLEESLSRLGLQKLSMDQVQKMQWNELEDEIEKWVKAVNVALRILFPSERRLCDRVFFGFNSVSDLSFMEVSRGSTIQLLNFADAVAISSRAPERLFKVLDVYEALRDLMPEFEFMFSDQYCVLLRNEALTIWRRLGEAIRGIFMELENLIRRDPAKTPVPGGGLHPITRYVMNYIRAACRSRITLEQVFEEIIVPSASAVDYREGDDRALSSSSLAVQMAWIMELLESNLETKSKIYKDSALLAVFMMNNERYIVQKVKDSELGLLLGDDWVRKHAAKVKQYHVNYHRSSWSKVSGVLKIDNNAMSSPTGASRSLKEKLKLFNSYFEEICKTQSTWIIFDEQLKEELRISVAGALSPAYRNFIGRLQSNNDSSRHTERHIKFSVEDLEARISELFQGSSGSGGGRK, encoded by the coding sequence ATGGCTGAAAATGGTGAAGAAAAACTCATAGCTGTAGCTCGTCATATCGCCAAAACACTTGGTCATACTGATACTATGACTGATGACATCCTTCAAATCTTTTCTAGTTTTGACAATCGATTCCGTGAAAAACTTACTGATGATCAACCACTTGAACGGAGCCTTAAATCTCTTCATCGGCAGATCTCTCGTCATCTCTCTGCTCAGCATCCTATATGGTCTGATTCTGCTGATTCTGCTGCCTTCCTTGATTCTGTTGACCAATTATTGGCTATAATTCATGAATGGAATCCTATGGCTAATGATAAATCTGTTTCTGCTTCTCTTGATAAAGCTGAGGATTTACTTCAACAAGCTATGTTTCGTTTACAAGATGAGTTTACTACCCTCATGCAACGCGCCTCCGAGTCCGTGGATCTCACGCGCCACCAGAATGGTGGTGATAATTTGGGAGGTTACTACGAATctgaagaagaggaagaagaagttgatgatgatgatgatgatagtgGCGAGATTCCTATAGCACATCCTGTGACGGATTACGGGATTCTTATTGAAGCTTTACCGGCGGGAATCATTAGTGATCTTCATGAGATTGCTAAGAGAATGGTGGCTGCTGGGTATGACAAAGAGTGTTCACACGCGTATAGTGTGTCTAGAAGAGAGTTTTTAGAAGAGAGTTTAAGTAGATTGGGGTTGCAGAAGCTGAGTATGGATCAAGTGCAGAAAATGCAGTGGAATGAGCTTGAAGATGAGATTGAAAAATGGGTTAAAGCGGTCAACGTAGCTCTCCGAATTCTGTTCCCGAGTGAACGTCGACTTTGTGATCGGGTCTTCTTTGGATTCAACTCTGTTTCTGATCTATCTTTTATGGAAGTTTCTAGAGGTTCTACTATTCAACTTCTCAACTTTGCCGATGCTGTTGCGATCTCTAGTCGGGCACCGGAGAGACTTTTCAAGGTACTTGATGTTTATGAGGCGCTTAGGGATTTGATGcctgaatttgaatttatgtttTCGGATCAATATTGTGTGCTATTGAGGAATGAAGCATTGACTATATGGAGAAGATTAGGTGAGGCTATTAGAGGGATATTTATGGAGTTGGAGAATTTGATTCGCCGTGATCCTGCTAAGACTCCAGTGCCTGGCGGCGGACTCCACCCAATCACTCGATATGTGATGAATTATATCCGGGCAGCTTGTCGATCCCGGATCACTCTTGAACAGGTTTTTGAGGAAATCATTGTGCCATCTGCTAGTGCTGTTGATTATAGAGAAGGGGATGATAGAGCACTTTCGTCTTCATCATTGGCTGTTCAAATGGCATGGATTATGGAGTTACTTGAGAGTAATCTGGAAACAAAATCAAAGATTTACAAGGACTCGGCTTTGTTGGCAGTTTTTATGATGAATAATGAAAGATACATTGTTCAGAAAGTTAAAGATAGTGAGTTGGGATTACTTTTAGGTGATGATTGGGTACGAAAACACGCGGCCAAAGTTAAGCAGTATCATGTAAATTATCACCGTAGTTCGTGGAGTAAGGTTTCAGGAGTTCTGAAGATTGATAATAATGCTATGTCGTCACCTACTGGAGCATCGAGGTCTTTGAAAGAAAAGCTTAAGTTATTCAATTCCTACTTTGAGGAGATATGTAAAACTCAATCAACTTGGATAATCTTTGATGAACAACTAAAGGAAGAATTAAGGATTTCTGTAGCAGGGGCTTTGTCTCCAGCATATCGCAACTTTATTGGGAGGTTGCAGAGTAATAACGACTCCAGCAGGCACACAGAGAGGCATATCAAGTTTAGTGTGGAAGATCTTGAAGCTCGAATCTCTGAGTTGTTTCAAGGGAGCAGTGGATCGGGTGGTGGGAGGAAGTGA